Genomic window (Spiroplasma sabaudiense Ar-1343):
GTTTCCTTTTCCAGCCATTGTTTCAAGGGCGATTTTGACTTTTTGCCCAGGAACAATAACTTTATTTAACCCCAAGATTAGTTGGTCTAAAGCTTGATTTAATGGAACTCCCAGTGAGCTACCTGGATGCAAAACAAGGGTTGGAATACCAATTGCACTAACTCTTTGAATTTCTTCGGTTAACATTTTTACACCAAACTCAAAGGTTTCAGGCTTTAAAGAATTTGCTAAATTTATTGTATATGGTCCATGAACAATTAAATTATTAATATCAATTTTATTTTCTAAAAGTAGCTGCTGAAACTCATTTATGAAAAGTTGTTCGACTGGTGTTCGACGGTTATTTTGAGGTGCTCCTGTAAAAATCATAAATGTGTTTGCCTTTACTTTGAGCGCTTCTTTAACCGAGCCTACAAGATAATTTCCTGGTTTATTCATGCTTACATGACAACCTAAAAGATATTTTGATTCCATATAATTTTCTTTCTATTGAACTATGGTTATAATTCACTATTTTTTTTCTGATCTATAGTTGCAATAATTTTATTGGCATTTTTTAAATCTTTTTCTAATAAAATTTTTAATTCTTCTAGACTACTGATTTTTTGATTTGCTCGAAGGTATTTAATCGGCTTTACCCTAACTAGCCAGCCATAAATTTCTAAATCAAAATCAAGAATAAAAGTTTCGAAAAGACTTTCACCTTCATTGTTAGTTCAATAGTCACTTAAGCCATAAAATTTTTTAGGTTCTAAAGTTCTAACTTCGATTTCTGTTAAATAAACCCCCTCAATCAATGGGAGTTTCTTATCAATTTTTTGATTAGCAGTTGGAAAGCCAATTTTTCTTCCCAGTTGCTTTCCTGTTAAAATAAATTCCTCAAAAGTATAGTTAACTCCAGTTTTTTCAAAAAATTTATCGAACTGATTAGTTTTTAAAAGTTTTAATAAATCATTTTTTTCTTCATTAATAACTTTTGGTAGAATTAAACTCTCTTGTTCAAAACAAGACACTCAATGAGGTTTAATTAAACCTTTATCAAATAAAGTAAAACTCTCATCATATAAACAGCCTTTTGTATTTAAGTTTATTTTCATTAAATTAAATTCATCAAGTCATTGCTGCGCCTCAGAATTGAAAAATAATTTGTTGTAGTAGTAAATTATTAAATAATCCACTTTGCTTTGATGAAATTTTTCTACCAAATTTTTTTCGTTTCATAAGCGATTTGATTCTATATAGTCTTTTTTGAAAATAACAACGGCTGTTTTTAAATTTCTTTTTTTACCCTCTTCGTATAACTTATCAATTTGTTGATTATGATTATTTGTTCAATTTCCCAAATCAGAAATCAAGACTAAATTTGGTTCCAAATTATATAACATTCTCGCTAAAGGATTATAATAAATAACTGTTTGCATAATAATCTCCTATGCTACTATCTTGACCCAAAGACTATACGATTTTTTCAAGCATTAAATCTCTTTTTATCATTTAAATCAAATAATAAATCACAAACCACGCAACTATAAGTTGCTGGGGGGTTATTTAATTTTAGTTCAAAATGTTGACAAGAATTTAGTTGTTTATTTACAGTATATGGGGTTGAAAAATTAGGTATCTCTACTTCTCTTTTGGTTGGTAAATTGCAGATATAGTTTATATTTTTTTTCTTCATATTATTAAGCACTCTCTTATATTTTCTGATTGACATGAGAAATCACCAA
Coding sequences:
- a CDS encoding deoxyribonuclease IV, with the protein product MESKYLLGCHVSMNKPGNYLVGSVKEALKVKANTFMIFTGAPQNNRRTPVEQLFINEFQQLLLENKIDINNLIVHGPYTINLANSLKPETFEFGVKMLTEEIQRVSAIGIPTLVLHPGSSLGVPLNQALDQLILGLNKVIVPGQKVKIALETMAGKGNEICTKFEDFKYIIERLDHPEYVGVCFDTCHLNDAGYSIKNNFDQVIQEFDAIVGINKLFAVHLNDSLNEEGARKDRHANIGYGKIGFESLLKVLQHPLIRKVPVVLETPWVNDVSPYGPEIEMLKNGVFIDNFPELNG
- a CDS encoding riboflavin kinase — translated: MQTVIYYNPLARMLYNLEPNLVLISDLGNWTNNHNQQIDKLYEEGKKRNLKTAVVIFKKDYIESNRLWNEKNLVEKFHQSKVDYLIIYYYNKLFFNSEAQQWLDEFNLMKINLNTKGCLYDESFTLFDKGLIKPHWVSCFEQESLILPKVINEEKNDLLKLLKTNQFDKFFEKTGVNYTFEEFILTGKQLGRKIGFPTANQKIDKKLPLIEGVYLTEIEVRTLEPKKFYGLSDYWTNNEGESLFETFILDFDLEIYGWLVRVKPIKYLRANQKISSLEELKILLEKDLKNANKIIATIDQKKNSEL